One Sodalis praecaptivus DNA segment encodes these proteins:
- a CDS encoding hydantoinase/oxoprolinase family protein: MRIGVDVGGTFTDVVTLDPAAGLCFVKTPSVPADPAQGVLDGLVLLAQERGLSLSALLADTQVFIHGTTVATNILVQRNGARVGLITTAGFRDLLELREGTKRHRYRLRDEFPSPLIDRPLRLEVDERVNHDGEIITPLDSEQAQAAISALREAQVEAVVVCFLHAHRNPQHERQVRDLIAASGWTPYISLSHEVLSREGEYDRLSTAVVNAYVGPGLNGYLMRLAGTLAAKGIRTPLMIMQSNGGVLPAAEAGLRAVGAVTSGPAGGAMAGALFAGQYGFERVVAYDTGGTSTDICVIEAGRPVEIQAKHLADMKIAVPAIDINPLAVGGGSLAAIDGGGILTLGPASAGASPGPACFQRGGTRPTLTDANLVLGYIGADTFLGGRMALSLPAAVAAVSEHIARPLGLTVEDAALAIHNLATSKITEGIRLATVRRGCDPRDYALLSFGGAGGIHTGAVARELQIPEAIIPRQASVLSALGFLAADVRHDSQRALGQPITRLTDTALHALCETMSEDARRGLARQGFSADTMTLHLVADCRYARQIHSIPVTLAMDWPVAGLTERIQQAFEAAYMALYHHRHAREPAIIDQLRVAAYGVLPRLAPPRVAAQRGQPAPQSYRRVYLDGAISCPVYRCESLGAGAELSGPAIIDSASTTVLLHPGDSARVDELGCLHLFRRA; the protein is encoded by the coding sequence ATGCGTATTGGGGTGGATGTGGGCGGTACCTTTACCGATGTCGTTACGCTTGATCCCGCGGCGGGATTATGTTTCGTGAAAACCCCCTCGGTGCCGGCGGATCCGGCGCAGGGCGTGCTGGACGGGCTGGTGCTGCTGGCTCAGGAACGCGGGCTAAGTCTGTCGGCGCTGCTCGCCGACACCCAGGTGTTTATTCACGGCACTACGGTGGCGACCAATATTTTAGTGCAGCGCAACGGCGCCCGGGTCGGGCTCATCACCACCGCCGGCTTTCGCGACCTGCTGGAGCTGCGCGAAGGAACGAAACGCCACCGCTACCGTCTGCGCGATGAATTCCCCTCCCCCTTGATAGACAGGCCGCTGCGTTTGGAAGTGGATGAACGCGTCAATCACGACGGCGAGATCATCACGCCGCTGGATAGCGAACAGGCGCAGGCGGCGATTAGCGCCCTGCGTGAAGCGCAGGTTGAAGCGGTGGTGGTCTGCTTTCTGCACGCCCACCGTAATCCGCAGCATGAACGGCAAGTGCGCGACCTTATCGCGGCCAGCGGCTGGACGCCCTATATTTCGCTGTCGCATGAAGTGTTGTCCCGCGAGGGGGAATACGATCGCCTGTCGACGGCGGTGGTCAACGCCTATGTGGGCCCGGGTCTGAACGGTTATTTAATGCGTCTGGCCGGCACGCTGGCGGCGAAAGGCATCCGCACGCCGCTAATGATCATGCAGTCCAACGGCGGCGTGTTGCCGGCGGCGGAGGCGGGGTTACGCGCGGTGGGCGCGGTCACCAGCGGTCCCGCCGGCGGCGCCATGGCGGGTGCGCTGTTCGCCGGGCAATACGGGTTCGAGCGGGTGGTAGCCTACGATACCGGCGGCACCAGCACCGATATCTGCGTTATCGAAGCGGGGCGGCCGGTGGAAATCCAGGCGAAACACCTCGCCGATATGAAAATAGCCGTACCGGCTATCGACATCAACCCCCTGGCGGTGGGCGGCGGCAGCCTCGCCGCCATCGACGGCGGCGGCATATTGACTCTCGGCCCCGCCAGCGCCGGCGCGTCTCCCGGCCCCGCCTGTTTTCAGCGTGGCGGCACGCGCCCGACGCTCACCGACGCCAATCTGGTGCTCGGCTATATTGGTGCTGATACGTTTCTTGGCGGCAGAATGGCGCTATCGCTGCCGGCCGCCGTTGCCGCCGTCTCCGAGCACATCGCCCGTCCGCTCGGTCTGACGGTCGAAGACGCGGCGCTGGCCATTCATAATCTGGCCACGTCCAAGATAACCGAAGGTATCCGGCTGGCCACCGTGCGCCGCGGCTGCGATCCGCGCGACTATGCGCTGCTGTCGTTCGGCGGGGCCGGCGGCATCCATACCGGCGCCGTCGCCCGCGAGCTGCAAATTCCCGAAGCGATCATTCCTCGTCAGGCGTCGGTCTTGTCGGCGCTGGGATTTCTGGCGGCCGACGTGCGCCACGACAGTCAGCGGGCCCTGGGCCAGCCAATCACCCGGCTTACCGATACCGCGCTGCATGCGCTTTGTGAAACCATGAGCGAGGATGCCCGGCGCGGGCTGGCGCGACAGGGCTTTAGCGCGGACACCATGACGCTGCATCTGGTGGCGGATTGCCGCTACGCGCGGCAAATCCACAGCATCCCGGTCACACTCGCGATGGACTGGCCCGTCGCCGGCCTGACTGAGCGCATTCAGCAGGCCTTCGAGGCGGCCTATATGGCCCTTTATCACCATCGGCACGCGCGCGAGCCGGCGATTATCGATCAGCTGCGCGTCGCCGCCTACGGCGTTCTGCCGCGGCTGGCGCCACCGCGCGTCGCCGCACAGCGCGGCCAGCCCGCGCCGCAGTCTTACCGACGCGTCTATCTGGACGGCGCTATCTCCTGCCCCGTGTACCGCTGTGAGAGCCTGGGCGCCGGCGCCGAGCTGTCCGGTCCGGCAATAATCGATTCCGCCTCAACCACGGTTCTGCTGCACCCCGGCGATAGCGCGCGGGTGGACGAGCTTGGCTGTTTACATCTTTTCCGGAGAGCATAA